A single genomic interval of Helicoverpa armigera isolate CAAS_96S chromosome 22, ASM3070526v1, whole genome shotgun sequence harbors:
- the LOC135118467 gene encoding uncharacterized protein LOC135118467: MFNPKRTPPKAVLRSEQSTSEPDLAKISKTPSEYEVTGANRKRKQPECEHAEQIATMDANLTKTLSEWKASLDANLLVINDNIKSIRGDLETYMNEIKKEMDCLRSENISIKATVSKLTEEVSEIKSSCQFISNQYDDCQKKFQSLEESTPLRCEIKTLEAKIDYLEQQARECNLEISNVPERREENLFSILEEIGKKIDLAIPREEITAIHRVPHAASSERPKNIIAKFKTRYLRDNILSAYRLKKGVISTDLGILGAPRTVYVNEHLTLHKKQLLRETREVAKKYNCKFVWVKHSTILAKRCETSPTIAIKTKNDLCKITTSNIS, encoded by the coding sequence ATGTTCAATCCAAAAAGAACGCCACCTAAAGCTGTACTGCGATCGGAGCAATCGACTTCAGAGCCGGACTTagcaaaaatatctaaaacacCATCGGAATATGAGGTGACTGGTGCGAATCGTAAACGTAAGCAGCCGGAGTGCGAACACGCTGAACAAATAGCTACTATGGATGCAAATCTGACGAAAACTCTAAGTGAATGGAAGGCCAGTTTAGATGCTAACTTATTAGTTATTAATGacaatataaaaagtataaggGGCGACTTAGAGACGTACATGaatgaaataaagaaagaaatggACTGTCTTCGCTCTGAAAATATCTCAATCAAAGCAACCGTGTCTAAGTTGACTGAGGAGGTTTCTGAAATTAAATCATCTTGCCAGTTCATCTCAAACCAATATGACGACTGTCAGAAGAAATTTCAAAGCTTGGAAGAAAGTACTCCGCTTCGATGCGAGATAAAAACCCTTGAAGCCAAAATAGACTACTTGGAGCAGCAAGCTAGAGAGTGTAACCTGGAGATATCTAATGTTCCGGAACGGCGGGAGGAAAATTTATTCTCTATTTTGGAAGAAATCGGCAAAAAGATTGATTTGGCTATACCACGTGAGGAAATTACTGCCATACATAGAGTGCCTCATGCGGCGTCCAGCGAAAGGCCTAAAAATATAATCGCTAAGTTTAAGACACGTTATCTAAGAGACAATATACTAAGCGCCTACCGACTCAAAAAAGGTGTCATCTCGACTGACTTAGGCATTCTAGGTGCACCCCGTACTGTATATGTGAACGAGCACTTGACTCTCCATAAAAAACAACTGCTGCGAGAGACACGCGAGGTGGCTAAGAAATATAATTGCAAGTTTGTATGGGTCAAACACTCTACTATCCTTGCTAAACGATGTGAAACCTCTCCTACCATAGCCATTAAAACCAAAAACGATTTATGTAAAATTACGACTAGCAATATTAGTTAA